The proteins below are encoded in one region of Scatophagus argus isolate fScaArg1 chromosome 24, fScaArg1.pri, whole genome shotgun sequence:
- the LOC124055458 gene encoding NADH-ubiquinone oxidoreductase 75 kDa subunit, mitochondrial-like, translating into MLRLPTVGRALAGAAKGSLAPSSTVRTPVRAASNMVEVFVDGKPVEVEPGTTVLQACEKAGIQIPRFCYHERLSVAGNCRMCLVEIEKAPKPVAACAMPVMKGWNILTNSEKTRKAREGVMEFLLANHPLDCPICDQGGECDLQDQSMQFGSDRSRFSEDKRAVEDKNIGPLIKTIMTRCIQCTRCVRFASEIAGVEDLGTTGRGNNLQIGTYVEKMFMSELSGNVIDVCPVGALTSKPYAFTARPWETRKTESIDVLDAVGSNIVVSTRGGEVMRVMPRLNEDVNEEWISDKTRFAYDGLKRQRLTQPMVKDDSGQLIPTTWEDALTRVAGALQSVQGGEVAAIAGGMADAETLVSLKDLLNRLDSENLCTEELFPMAGAGTDLRSNYLLNSRIAGIEECDLLLLVGTNPRYEAPLFNARIRKSWLHNELRVAMVGHKVDLSYSYEYLGEETSVLKELANGTHPFCQVVSAAKRPVVIVGSTALQREDGAAILSAVSTIALNARTSSGVEEGWKVLNVLHRVASQVAALDLGYKAGVDAIRKNPPKVLFLLGADAGCITRADLPKDSLVIYQGHHGDVGAPMADIILPGAAYTEKNGTYVNTEGRSQHTRVAVTAPGMAREDWKIVRAISELAGVTLPYDSLEEVRDRLAEVSPNLVRYDDVEEANYFKQANELAKAVNQDLIAAPLVPPQLTVKDFYMTDSISRASQTMAKCVKAVTEGAAAVDEPSVC; encoded by the exons ATGCTGCGATTGCCGACCGTCGGCCGAGCTCTGGCCGGAGCCGCCAAGGGAAGCCTGGCTCCCTCCAGCACTG TGCGCACTCCTGTGCGAGCTGCAAGCAACATGGTGGAAGTGTTTGTGGATGGGAAACCTGTGGAGGTAGAGCCTGGAACTACTGTGCTGCAG GCCTGTGAGAAGGCAGGAATCCAGATCCCCAGGTTCTGTTACCATGAGCGCCTCTCAGTGGCAGGAAACTGTCGCATGTGTCTGGTGGAGATTGAGAAAGCTCCAAAG CCAGTGGCGGCGTGTGCCATGCCCGTCATGAAGGGGTGGAACATCCTTACCAACTCAGAGAAGACACGCAAAGCCAG AGAGGGAGTGATGGAGTTCCTGTTGGCCAACCACCCACTGGACTGCCCCATCTGTGATCAGGGAGGAGAGTGTGACCTGCAG GATCAGTCCATGCAGTTTGGTTCAGACCGCAGTCGTTTCTCAGAAGACAAGAGAGCGGTGGAGGACAAAAACATCGGACCGCTCATCAAAACCATCATGACCCGCTGTATCCAGTGCACACGCTGCGTCCG ttttgctAGTGAGATCGCTGGCGTGGAAGACCTGGGaacaacaggaagaggaaacaacCTTCAGATCGGCACGTACGTGGAGAAGATGTTCATGTCGGAGCTGTCGGGCAACGTTATCGATGTCTGTCCTGTGGGAGCGCTTACCTCCAAACCGTACGCTTTCACCGCACGACCATGGGAGACCAG GAAAACCGAATCCATTGACGTGTTGGATGCTGTGGGCAGTAACATTGTGGTGAGCACAAGAGGCGGTGAGGTGATGAGGGTGATGCCCAGGCTGAACGAAGATGTCAATGAAGAATGGATCTCTGACAAGACCAG GTTTGCATATGACGGTTTGAAGAGGCAGAGACTGACGCAGCCAATGGTGAAAGATGATTCAGGTCAGCTGATCCCGACCACCTGGGAGGACGCTCTCACTCGTGTCGCCGGagca CTGCAGAGCGTGCAGGGCGGCGAGGTAGCAGCCATCGCAGGAGGGATGGCTGACGCTGAAACCCTGGTATCCCTCAAAGACCTCCTCAACAGACTCGACTCAGAAAACCTGTGCACTGAGGAGCTTTTCCCTATGGCGGGGGCGGG CACTGACCTTCGCTCCAACTACCTGTTGAACTCTCGCATCGCCGGCATCGAAGAATGCGACCTGCTGCTGCTCGTGGGAACCAACCCTCGCTACGAAGCCCCGCTCTTCAACGCCCGAATCCGTAAGAG CTGGCTCCACAATGAGCTGCGCGTTGCCATGGTTGGGCACAAGGTGGACTTGAGCTACTCGTACGAGTATTTGGGAGAGGAGACTTCGGTGCTGAAGGAGCTGGCTAATGGCACACACCCCTTCTGCCAA GTCGTTTCAGCTGCTAAGCGTCCGGTAGTGATTGTGGGCAGCACCgctctgcagagagaagacGGAGCCGCCATTTTGAGCGCCGTCTCCACCATTGCTCTGAATGCCAGAACCAGCAGTGGAGTGGAAGAGGGCTGGAAAGTCCTCAACGTCCTGCACAG agtgGCCAGTCAGGTGGCTGCATTGGACCTCGGCTATAAGGCCGGTGTGGACGCCATCAGGAAAAATCCACCCAAAGTCCTGTTCCTGCTGGGAGCTGATGCTGGCTGCATCACCAGAGCCGACCTGCCTAAAGACAGTCTCGTCATCTACCagg GTCACCATGGTGACGTAGGAGCACCGATGGCAGACATCATCCTCCCTGGTGCTGcatacacagagaaaaatggCACCTATGTCAACACTGAAGGCAGGAGCCAACACACCCGGGTGGCGGTTACTGCCCCTGGAATGGCCAGAGAGGACTGGAAGATCGTCAGGGCCATATCTGAA ctcGCTGGTGTGACACTGCCCTACGACTCACTGGAAGAGGTCCGAGACAGGCTAGCCGAAGTCTCTCCCAATCTTGTCCGGTATGACGACGTGGAGGAGGCAAACTACTTCAAACAGGCTAACGAACTTGCAAAG GCTGTAAACCAGGACCTCATAGCAGCTCCTCTGGTACCACCTCAACTTACAGTAAAGGACTTCTACATGACAG ACTCTATCAGCAGAGCTTCTCAGACGATGGCCAAATGTGTCAAAGCCGTGACGGAGGGAGCGGCCGCTGTCGACGAGCCTTCAGTCTGCTGA